One window of the Anopheles cruzii chromosome 2, idAnoCruzAS_RS32_06, whole genome shotgun sequence genome contains the following:
- the LOC128278873 gene encoding glutamate [NMDA] receptor subunit 1-like, producing the protein MESRRHLYTKRDTRFLAAPVWLEILSHFGYMKVIIIHSSDTDGRAMLGRFQTTSQTNYNDVDVRATVESCDEFEPKLDSFSSYLMDMKTAQSRVYLLYASQEDAHVIFRDAAIHNMTDYGHIWIVTEQALSANNTPIGIIGLKLNNAENETDHIKDAIYILASAIKEMTVNETITEAPKDCDDSGAIWESGKRLFGYLKTRNIRGQTGQVAFDDNGDRVYAEYDVINVHENHSFVKVGSFHYDSMRNIRGQTGQVAFDDNGDRVYAEYDVINVHENHSFVKVGSFHYDSIFNA; encoded by the exons ATGGAATCTCGGCGTCATCTATACACAAAAAGGGACACGCGATTTCTGGCGGCACCAGTGTGGTTAGAAATTTTGAGTCACTTTGGCTACATGAAG GTTATAATCATACACAGTTccgacacggacggacgggccaTGCTGGGTCGCTTTCAGACCACTTCACAAACCAACTACAACGATGTCGATGTGCGGGCGACGGTTGAGTCGTGCGACGAATTCGAACCGAAGCTGGATAGCTTTAGCTCGTACCTAATGGACATGAAGACGGCTCAATCACGTGTCTACCTACTATACGCAAG CCAAGAGGACGCGCACGTTATATTCCGCGACGCTGCCATCCACAACATGACCGACTATGGGCACATCTGGATCGTGACCGAGCAGGCGCTCAGTGCCAACAACACCCCGATCGGAATTATCGGACTGAAGCTGAACAATgcagaaaacgaaaccgatcACATCAAG GATGCTATCTACATTCTGGCATCCGCCATCAAGGAAATGACGGTGAACGAAACCATAACCGAAGCGCCAAAGGATTGCGACGATTCGGGTGCCATTTGGGAATCGG GTAAACGCTTGTTTGGGTATCTGAAGACGCGCAACATTCGCGGGCAGACGGGCCAAGTAGCGTTCGACGACAACGGTGACCGTGTGTACGCCGAGTACGACGTGATCAATGTACACGAGAACCATTCCTTCGTAAAGGTTGGCAGTTTCCATTACGATTCG ATGCGCAACATTCGTGGGCAGACGGGCCAAGTAGCGTTCGACGACAACGGTGACCGTGTGTACGCCGAGTACGACGTGATCAATGTACACGAGAACCATTCCTTCGTAAAGGTTGGCAGTTTCCATTACGATTCG